The Anolis carolinensis isolate JA03-04 chromosome 2, rAnoCar3.1.pri, whole genome shotgun sequence genome has a window encoding:
- the wdr41 gene encoding WD repeat-containing protein 41 isoform X1, protein MLRWLIGGGREPQGLVEKSVQPIGEEQTQNPYTELLVLKGHHDIVRFLVAIDDYRFASAGDDGIVCLWNAQTGEKLFELHAHTQKITALAAFPLSDTCEEKCHMILTAGADRTVIIWDCDSGRQIHKVSCFHSTVKCLTVLHRLDVWLSGGSDLCVWNRKLDLLCKTSHLIDADITSMIELPKNCVAAAVGKELIIFRLKTSRDGTEWDVFEVKRLIDHQDSIVSLVSVSEVMFATGSHVGELIVWDSLDWTMQAYECNWDTSLHADPQQEIKLSHSQSEVSVQHLASDEECVFAAVGKGIYVYNLQMKRVIAFQKTAHDSTVLHITTVPNSRQLISCSEDGSVRIWELREKQHLTAEPVPSGFFSIWGFGRTNKQASHLAKKAPESTTVFSLDLIGDLIGHSSAVQMFLYFTEHGLATCSADNFIILWKDGERESRLRSLMLFHKLEQSEDLQLRS, encoded by the exons ATGCTGCGATGGCTGATAGGCGGGGGACGCGAGCCTCAGGGCCTGGTCGAG AAATCTGTGCAGCCCATTGGTGAAGAGCAAACACAGAATCCTTATACGGAGCTCCTTGTATTGAAAGGTCATCATGACATAGTGCGATTTTTAGTGGCAATAGATGATTATAG GTTTGCATCTGCTGGTGATGATGGAATTGTGTGCTTGTGGAATGCTCAG ACTGGAGAGAAACTATTTGAGCTACATGcgcacacacaaaaaattacaGCCCTTGCAGCTTTTCCTCTGTCAGATACTTGTGAAGAAAAATGTCACATGATTTTGACAGCAGGTGCTGATAGGACCGTTATA ATATGGGATTGTGACAGTGGCAGGCAAATTCACAAAGTATCCTGCTTTCATTCTACTGTAAAG TGTTTGACAGTTCTTCACAGATTGGATGTATGGCTGTCAGGAGGGAGCGATCTTTGTGTTTGGAACCGAAAATTAGATCTCTTGTGTAAGACAAGCCATCTTATTGATGCag ATATTACTTCTATGATTGAATTACCAAAAAACTGTGTGGCAGCAGCTGTTGGCAAAGAATTGA TAATTTTTAGACTGAAAACTTCCAGAGATGGAACTGAATGGGATGTCTTTGAAGTGAAACGCCTTATTGACCATCAGGACAGTATTGTGTCATTGGTCAGTGTCAGCG AAGTGATGTTTGCCACTGGTTCCCACGTGGGAGAGCTAATCGTATGGGATTCATTAGATTGGACCATGCAGGCTTATGAATGCAATTGGGATACATCTCTTCATGCCGACccacaacaagaaataaaattatcacacAGTCAAAGTGAAGTGTCAGTTCAACATTTAGCTTCTGATGAGGAG TGTGTCTTTGCTGCTGTTGGAAAGGGCATATACGTGTATAACCTTCAGATGAAGCGTGTGATTGCCTTTCAGAAGACTGCTCATGACTCCACCGTTCTACACATTACAACAGTTCCAAACAG CAGGCAATTAatctcctgttcagaagatggcAGTGTTCGCATATGGGAATTACGAGAGAAACAGCACCTCACAGCGGAGCCGGTTCCCTCAG GTTTTTTCAGTATCTGGGGATTTGGAAGGACAAACAAGCAAGCCAGTCACCTAGCTAAGAAGGCACCAGAGAGCACCACTGTTTTCTCCTTGGATCTTATTGGGGATTTGATTGGCCATTCTTCAGCAGTACAG ATGTTCCTGTACTTCACCGAACATGGCCTGGCAACCTGCTCTGCTGATAACTTTATTATCTTGTGGAAAGATGGAGAACGGGAATCTAGACTGCGCAGCTTAATGCTATTTCATAAATTGGAACAAAGTGAAGATTTGCAGCTTAGGAGCTAA
- the wdr41 gene encoding WD repeat-containing protein 41 isoform X2, with the protein MLRWLIGGGREPQGLVEKSVQPIGEEQTQNPYTELLVLKGHHDIVRFLVAIDDYRFASAGDDGIVCLWNAQTGEKLFELHAHTQKITALAAFPLSDTCEEKCHMILTAGADRTVIIWDCDSGRQIHKVSCFHSTVKCLTVLHRLDVWLSGGSDLCVWNRKLDLLCKTSHLIDADITSMIELPKNCVAAAVGKELIIFRLKTSRDGTEWDVFEVKRLIDHQDSIVSLVSVSEVMFATGSHVGELIVWDSLDWTMQAYECNWDTSLHADPQQEIKLSHSQSEVSVQHLASDEECVFAAVGKGIYVYNLQMKRVIAFQKTAHDSTVLHITTVPNRQLISCSEDGSVRIWELREKQHLTAEPVPSGFFSIWGFGRTNKQASHLAKKAPESTTVFSLDLIGDLIGHSSAVQMFLYFTEHGLATCSADNFIILWKDGERESRLRSLMLFHKLEQSEDLQLRS; encoded by the exons ATGCTGCGATGGCTGATAGGCGGGGGACGCGAGCCTCAGGGCCTGGTCGAG AAATCTGTGCAGCCCATTGGTGAAGAGCAAACACAGAATCCTTATACGGAGCTCCTTGTATTGAAAGGTCATCATGACATAGTGCGATTTTTAGTGGCAATAGATGATTATAG GTTTGCATCTGCTGGTGATGATGGAATTGTGTGCTTGTGGAATGCTCAG ACTGGAGAGAAACTATTTGAGCTACATGcgcacacacaaaaaattacaGCCCTTGCAGCTTTTCCTCTGTCAGATACTTGTGAAGAAAAATGTCACATGATTTTGACAGCAGGTGCTGATAGGACCGTTATA ATATGGGATTGTGACAGTGGCAGGCAAATTCACAAAGTATCCTGCTTTCATTCTACTGTAAAG TGTTTGACAGTTCTTCACAGATTGGATGTATGGCTGTCAGGAGGGAGCGATCTTTGTGTTTGGAACCGAAAATTAGATCTCTTGTGTAAGACAAGCCATCTTATTGATGCag ATATTACTTCTATGATTGAATTACCAAAAAACTGTGTGGCAGCAGCTGTTGGCAAAGAATTGA TAATTTTTAGACTGAAAACTTCCAGAGATGGAACTGAATGGGATGTCTTTGAAGTGAAACGCCTTATTGACCATCAGGACAGTATTGTGTCATTGGTCAGTGTCAGCG AAGTGATGTTTGCCACTGGTTCCCACGTGGGAGAGCTAATCGTATGGGATTCATTAGATTGGACCATGCAGGCTTATGAATGCAATTGGGATACATCTCTTCATGCCGACccacaacaagaaataaaattatcacacAGTCAAAGTGAAGTGTCAGTTCAACATTTAGCTTCTGATGAGGAG TGTGTCTTTGCTGCTGTTGGAAAGGGCATATACGTGTATAACCTTCAGATGAAGCGTGTGATTGCCTTTCAGAAGACTGCTCATGACTCCACCGTTCTACACATTACAACAGTTCCAAACAG GCAATTAatctcctgttcagaagatggcAGTGTTCGCATATGGGAATTACGAGAGAAACAGCACCTCACAGCGGAGCCGGTTCCCTCAG GTTTTTTCAGTATCTGGGGATTTGGAAGGACAAACAAGCAAGCCAGTCACCTAGCTAAGAAGGCACCAGAGAGCACCACTGTTTTCTCCTTGGATCTTATTGGGGATTTGATTGGCCATTCTTCAGCAGTACAG ATGTTCCTGTACTTCACCGAACATGGCCTGGCAACCTGCTCTGCTGATAACTTTATTATCTTGTGGAAAGATGGAGAACGGGAATCTAGACTGCGCAGCTTAATGCTATTTCATAAATTGGAACAAAGTGAAGATTTGCAGCTTAGGAGCTAA